The proteins below are encoded in one region of Hordeum vulgare subsp. vulgare chromosome 3H, MorexV3_pseudomolecules_assembly, whole genome shotgun sequence:
- the LOC123440195 gene encoding oil body-associated protein 2B-like, with protein sequence MSSSDQNPEPTPASGTGGGGTAPPPPGRPTTVSSQAIDMGAQVLQPLKPVRQMKQHACSFALYAHDMHRQLEVHHFVSRLNQDVLQCAVYDSDKPSARLIGVEYIVSDDIFEALPPEEQKLWHSHAYEVKAGLWTDVGVPEMLQTSEMARMAKTYGKFWCTWQVDRGDRLPLGAPALMMSPQAVEPGRVRAELVRARDERCKVDSSARGLKAQRVEMDEPEWINPNADYWRLHGKGFAVDVTPTDMKQHAPFP encoded by the exons ATGTCCTCTAGTGATCAGAACCCAGAGCCCACGCCGGCATCGGGCACCGGTGGCGGTGggacggcgccgccgccgccgggcagGCCGACCACGGTCTCCTCGCAGGCGATCGACATGGGAGCTCAGGTGCTGCAGCCCTTGAAGCCGGTGCGCCAGATGAAGCAGCACGCGTGCAGCTTCGCGCTGTACGCGCATGACATGCACCGGCAGCTCGAGGTCCACCACTTCGTCTCCCGCCTCAACCAGGACGTCCTCCAGTGCGCCGTCTACGACTCCGACAAGCCCTCGGCCCGCCTCATCG GCGTGGAGTACATCGTGTCGGACGACATCTTCGAGGCGCTGCCGCCGGAGGAGCAGAAGCTGTGGCACTCGCACGCCTACGAGGTCAAGGCCGGGCTGTGGACCGACGTGGGCGTGCCGGAGATGCTGCAGACCTCGGAGATGGCCAGGATGGCCAAGACGTACGGCAAGTTCTGGTGCACATGGCAGGTGGACCGTGGCGACCGGCTGCCCCTTGGCGCGCCGGCGCTCATGATGTCGCCGCAGGCCGTGGAGCCGGGCCGGGTGCGCGCCGAGCTGGTGCGCGCACGCGACGAGAGGTGCAAGGTGGACAGCTCGGCTCGTGGGCTCAAGGCTCAGAGGGTGGAGATGGATGAGCCGGAGTGGATCAACCCGAACGCCGACTACTGGCGGCTGCACGGCAAGGGGTTCGCCGTGGACGTCACGCCCACGGACATGAAGCAGCACGCACCCTTCCCGTGA